From Cucumis melo cultivar AY chromosome 3, USDA_Cmelo_AY_1.0, whole genome shotgun sequence:
TATTTATCCTTGGATAGCAAACACATCAGATGTTCTAAAAGTTTACTCAAAAGTTGTGGCCTCGAAGCAATTTCATTTTATGTACATAGAATTCCTTAATGATGTAGTTATTCTCGAATCATTTACCGAGAAATTAACAGTGTCAATAACTTCTAATTCTGGACGATGGACAGTCAAAAAGTAGCCAATTGTCCATCTTTTCAGTTGAATGGCCAAACAATTCTTCTAATATGTAGATTTTTAATATCAGTAATCCTAATTGTGGACGGAGTCATAAAATAGCCTATCGACTGTTTGTAGATTTTTCGATTGAATGCTCAAATAAAGTTGTCTTCTAACACGTAAATTTAAGATAATTAGTTATAGAACACTTTTATTCGCTAAATTTTAATAGTCCCTAaccatttaattttatggttcCACTTGAACTTTGGTTCCTTCAAACTTGTAATAATCTACTACTCAACATgaacaaaatttataaaattttgatgttgatttttgctattttgttatGCAAACATTgtattttacaaaattattgGTTCTCTAGTCACTTTATggtaagaaatcaaatttgagGATTAAATCGAAAAATTTAGGGACTAAATTATtattaaccaaaatttaaagattaaaatattACTTGTACGAATATTTAGAGTCTAAAAGTGATTTTCAACCTAAATAAAATTATTCACATTCCTCAATTAACTTGAGAGTTGTGAGCTTTCAAGCAGTTACTACACAAATTTAACATTACCAAATTTAATTTCAAGTTGAATTCCTCACAAAATATTACGTATACAATCACATAGTGAGATTAGAAATAAGTAACACTAACCATAAAGTACCAAACGTGAacgtaataataataataatactaatagaGACCAAGTCTATGTTCATCAAATACGAAAATGGTAAGAGAAAATAAAACTAGAAGTTATTTGATTAGTGGGTTTTGGATCCTCTGAGTGTGTGACACAAAGAATGATTATTTAATTAGGATATTAATCCTACAAAGAAGACAAATATGAAGTTTGTAACCAAGATCAagattttataaattttaaataaatgttgaattaaaattgaaatcGTTTAATTGGGAAACATACGTATAGAGATGTATGAAACAAATAATTTTCTATCATTACAAGTGTTTCTTCTGCATTTAACAAAATTGTCAGATATGTATTGACTATGCAATATCCTTGTCAACTAAACTCCTACgatgatatatatattgattaaAAGAACGTGATACTATTGAAGtcttttttttacaatattgtAATGTAAATATTTGATCTTGTCAAATTGAGCATATATAGTAATTCATCTAGTTTAgatgtatatatattcaaacCAAATAAATTTCTTCAACCTCGAATCGGTGAAAAACAACATAATATAATGTTGATGAGGTTTAGATTTTGGTAGAAATATATAAACCCAATTTAATTCTAATTTTAGATATATATCACCCACATAATCACCAAATTCTTCAAGGTTGGATGACTAATAATGGACCAAAAGATGAGATAATGgtgaaaatagcaaaattttagatagCAACTCGAAAAATGACAAAgtgaaaaaaataagaaaaatagtgAAAGAGCTGCACGTcccattttttataattatattaaactcgAATCTACCCTTGGTTATAGGACAATTCAGATTCCAAGTGGAGTGTATTTAAATGGCTCTAAGAAAGACAGTGTATTTTACAAATGGCCTTCAAATTTAGTAAATTCTAACTAAATATGCTATTTTGTTGGTGGACATAATTACAACAACATCCCCTTTACctttaataataacaaatatatctacaagattcttgggtttgttatattttaaacaatttattaataatatcggtaattattattacataatacataatattaactcttaataacaatttgaaattacttcatttttagaaaaaaaaaagctactGTGTTTGTTGCAGCAGGTGTGATCATAAGAGGTCATAGTTGTAGGTCTTGTAGAGAACCCATACAATGTTAAGCACCCGTTTTAGCATTTCCCTTAGTTCTTAGTTATCATTTTTAAGTACTGGACTTTGTTATGAAATTGTTAATTCTTCATTCCGTTATTAATTGGATTTGCTTGGTTGTATGAAAAAAATTTGTGCTGATGTTCATTGAAATATAATGTATTTCATATATTTTACAGCCACATAAGGATATTGACCTTGTAATTATACTTATTCGTATTAAATTTAAGTATAGTTCTTTTCAAATTAGATACATTTAGGTTGTCATAATCGAAAATTCATGTCATATATTATCTTTTAGGATCAAAATACATTATGTATAGTTTATAACcatcactactagaaaaatggctTACAATGACAGTTAAACTCTTGTCATATTTAAAATTCTTGACAGTTATATTCAGTCATAGTTCAAACAGTCATGGAAAATCTATTATGACAGTTTGAAAAAACTGTCATAATAAGTGTTTTTCatgacaaaaaataaatgtcaTATATCTCTTATTGTTGATAAATAATAAATgtgatcatttatattttataacagAAAATAAATGTTACATATTCAGTATTATTGACagataataaatgtcattatttatattttatgacaatgactaactgtcatcatttcgCCTAGCATGACTTTAATTGACAATGACTAAATGTCACATATTCAGTATTATTGACAAGAAGGTTTTACCTTTTGTAATGCCAACACAAGGTACCAATTCCAGTGCTAGTTACAAGGAGAGATAAATCGAATCTACTTCACCTAATTATTAGTCCATAATTTATCTCAATTTATCCCCCACCCCTAAATATAACTTTTAAGTCATTTAAACTAATATCAAGAAATTTAACCACTTCTAACCACTGTATGAAACTGTTTTTCCATTCAACAACACAATTTCAAAGTGGCCTCAAATTCTATAAACTAAACCTTAGTTTCTTCACACATTCTAAGCAAAAACATATTGTTTGAAATGTAAACCACTGAATCAGTCATCAAGGCAATTCATTTATGTCTACAAGAAATCCCAACATCAcgtaattttaaaaagaaataggCAAAGATAAATGGAAGATATGAAGTTTTAATTCTTAACAAGCAGTTCGTGGAGAAGAATCCTAATTTCACAATTCTATTTTTaccaaaaagaaagaacaagGACAACCTCCTATTTGAtataatgaaagaaaaaaaaagaggaagctCCCAAAgaagattaagaaaaaaaacgcaaaaaaaaaataaaaaaaaaatcaacccaATCCATGTATTTTGCTCCAAGAATTGCATTGATATACGAAAAATCACAAAAATTAAACAGCAAACACATTTCTTCCCGGAGTGAATACATACGTTTGTGAGTTCTAGGCCACAATTCAGCTCCTAACCAACAAGAACAAGTTTCCAACATAAACATCATACTAACATATAGCTGCAAAAGAATTGCATAACCCAACATCATAACGTATTTATAACAAACCAAAATACATAACAGTTTTTAgtagtataaaaataaaattctatatataaaagaaaCTTGGTAGTATAAAAATCAAATTCTATATATAAATGAAACATGACAGCAGACTTCACAAGAACTAGTTACTACACTTTTTGAAGCGCTGCTAAGTTATTCTaaacaagattcctaaaatttAACTTGAAACCTTAATTGAAATGAATCGATCTCTTACCAATGTCAACCTTAAACTTGAATCGTGCAGCTTGAATCTATATACAAAAGAGTCCCAATGATTAGAACCAAATTCAATACACTCAAGTAAACATGAACAGAGACTTACGACTCTCTATTTTTCATAGCTTTCCATTCCTCATTCAAGATCGAATTCTCGCACCGCTCCATGGGCTCATTCTTCCCGGCTGAGCACCTTTCCTTCCTTTTCTCTTGAGAGCAGTTTTTTCCTCTTCGGGATAGGCTTACGAAAGATATAATTCCCTTGATGATGATGAACTTCATAAACAGAAACTTATAGTGAAACAAACTGTTATTGGTTGCCAGATATGTAACGCCCCACAGTAGTAATTTTTTAGTTTAAGTATTcaaagtttaattttgaaaatttgtaattttgggTGTTGTTTGGTTAATTGgttgaattatttgatttgttatttggaagaaatttggttaattatacaaatgattatataattaattgattttgaagttggattaatgatatattttgtaaggagaaatatttattttgggaAAGATAAAAGTGAATTGATTGGAGAGAGGgagaatatttgattttaaaagGGGGGATTTGTTGGGTTTTAGATGAGACGAGAGAAgatttttgattggttttaATTGgggaaagaaggaaaagaaaaaggatagttaaaaatataataataataataataatattaatatttttgtttaaatgtggTATGGGGAGTTGTGCCATCTTCTccattggaaaaaaaaaagaagaaagaaaagagagaggaaaaaCCTTAACCCTAACTTCCAAGTTCGCCGCCGTCGTCACCTCCTCCACCTCCGTCCACCGCTCTCCTCTGTCGTCAGCTGCTGCTCTACCCGAACCCGCACGCAAGATTCGTGCAATGCAGCCACAACCCGAGTCGTTTCTCTGTCTTCGATTGTCTCCTGTTGCACCGTTTCACCTAGCAGCCATCGACAAGCCTCATAGGTCGTCGATTGTCGACCAAGTCGAACACCCGAGCGCCATAAGTCGATCCGTCAGCCGTCGCATCGCTTCCGTCAGCCGTCGCCTCTTTCCGTCAGCCGAGTGTCGTTGACCATCGGAAACCGTCGCGAGCCGTCTCTGTCAGTGCGAGTCGTTGCCGTTAGCAATCCGGGCACGTGAAGTCCGAGCCGCGCGCACGCTTGTGCGAAGCCACCGAGCCGTCCGTGTGAGCCGAGCTAGCGTCCGATCTGCACGCAACCCCAGTCAAGCTACCTCTACGCGTGTGAGCCGCCTACTCGAGCCGATTCTCTCAACCCTAACCGATCCGGTCTCTGTCTTCCAAGCCGTTTTTGAGCCACCTAGCTTATTCTTTGGTTttttcacctattttggtaagtctCGATTGGGTTTTGGATTAGTGTCCGACAAATATTGAATTTGGACTCTAGTTAATGAAATTTTGATTGTGGATTAAATTGATTAGATTTAACTTGAAACTAAGCTGGGAATTTGTACAACTAAGTGTAAATCGAATTCGGCCTCGATTTTTGGGTAAGTTAAACCAACtggatttttggatccttaatcATCTGCGAGTTAATTATTAAACTTAGTATTTTtcccttactgtttaggattaTTCCTTGGAAGCTTGACCTTGCTGTTAAGATTACCTTCAGttttaactaatctccaggtaagagattctactactagaccctcaAAATGAATTTAAGCGACTGCAAGTACTTATGGTTATACATTAGTGATAGCTAAAATGTATAACTGGATGCTATtaataatgactgtcattgtatgaGTGATTGATGATGATAGCTGTTAACATGTTTATTACTGGTAGTATAATGATGATGACGACTGTGTCATGTCTTTAATGACAATGTTTGATTAGAAATGTTATGATCGATacttatgccatgtttatgatgatgtatgttatgtatgctatggttagatTGTATTGTTAACTttagctattagagtcgtacccgcatggttgtccttcgggatcattaccttttatgactgtgtagtccaacgggaccaccagtccagtatgacatagacatagacatgattatgagtgattcgacggggtcactcacagctcgattgtcttagtgtttcctttgggtacactaaagaccagttgtcctaggtgtttctttgggttcaccgaagaccaaatatgttcctacgggatcacagattgcacgtatTCGGGAACGtaccagtttaggggtaccactttacaggactttaacaggaagttaacaggcacctagcgggactagtagtgagtctcttactgagtatatatatttttatactcactctttcttgtttaatttttttcaagcaGAGGTAGAAGTAAGGGCAGAGGGAAGCTGACGATTgtcaagaagtgaccgtggcgagccatagggaccTCTTTTTGCTTTCGCTTTATGTCATTTGATCTGATgcattttctattattttttttcttaaaactagatagagcccgagttaggattttatttaatattatctttaCAAACActtgtttatgattttaaatgagtatttgaggtttttttttattttatatttttaaatttaagaaatttacttatctttcaaattagtaatgactttgacttagtataagaagttggatcgttacatgAAACCTAGTAAGAGAGGTTTAATTTCTCATGAGAGAAGATAGCAACTTACAGCTTGCATTAACCCACTAATTTCAGAATCCTCAAGATTAGCACCCACTctttccaaaccaaaataaagatTTTTCATTGTCAACagaacataaaacaaaattagaattCCTGGCTCTACGTCCTACCATTAGTACGAATACCTACAAAGCTCTAGCAcaaaaatttggaaaaaaaaaaacaacataaaattcaaggCACATCTCGCAAACGAACACAAGAATTGAAAAATGTGATGAAAATTCATAAAAAGAAGTACCTGCTGATGAGTAATATAATCAGCCTTGATCGAATTAATTGACTGCAGAAGCTTTAGAAGGCACATAAGTTTGGCAACCTTGCGTACGACAGATTCCTTTGCTTCGACACCGAGATCCTCAACCATCATCTTGCATTAAACAGAAATTGGAAACACAAAAGAGACTTGAAAATTGAGGAGATAGTCAATGTAATTTCCTCTTCGAAAAGGCTTTCTGCAATAAAGAACCAGAATACAAGTCTTACCATATAGAAACATCAGACATTAATTTCCATCTTAAAAAGGCCAAGAGCTTCCTTAACATTTGATGTTTCATTCGTGCAATGAACTTGATTTTGAAAATCTCAAGCAGAAGCGCAAGAGTTCATTTCAATGAGAATCTGATGGTACCTAATGTAATATGAGGTATTTTTTTATTCCAGAAATTTCAAATTAGTCTATTGTCTGTTAAGCTTAATCAAAGTCAGCAAATTATccacaaataaaaaaaagcCCATATTTTGATTAAACCTCCTAAACTTAATCAAATGCACTTACAAGTTAGAAGTAGAACAGTTATGGTCGTAATAAGCAATACTCAccattttgaaatttttctaAGTTCAACCACATGTGAGATGAAAAGATTAGAACCACTAACATCTTGGTCGAGGGCATATGACTTGTATGTCATTAGTTCAGAACGGTAACTACCATGGTTGGCACTACATAATAACACATTGAAACACTTGACATTTCTTATGAGAATAATGAATAATGCAATTAAATTAGAATAATGTTCTACGGGCATTCATGAGGAGGAATTACATGCTAAGTTAAGAAACCTTAAGCCAACCTAGTTTATGGAATGGAAAAATGTTTGGTAAAATAAGAATATGAAGTAAAAAAGTAATTGCCATAACATACCAAACAAGTAGTGAAGGCTTCACTTAGAGTTAgcacaaaatatttttaatatatagcTAGCAGAACTCAGTTCAATTTCACCATCATAATCAATGCAATAGAATCATTAAACATAATCAAAGTTTTCAAAGATCAAAAGCTTATATTGATTCCAAAAAAGATAATATTATTTCCAAATTTAATCAAGAATGCAAGTAGAAATTAGAACCAGAATGACCCTCTCATATTTGTGGAACCCATAGCTATACTAAGACCGATGAACTTACTATAAAATGAACATATAGAACCCTAATAAAACAGAAGAAAGTTTAGAACTTCCCAAAGCCATCAATCAATCTTCTACTCCTCTGTCTATCGATTTTCTTGAAAAAAGATCAGAAAAGGGATTTCAATTTCAAATCCCACTTAAGCCTCTCTCTTTCTAATTATAGCCCATATACGTTTGGGAAAAATAGAGCGAGAAGAAGGTGAAGCCTGAATAATGGCAGATTAGAGCAAGAAATTCAAAGAAATGGCGATTACAAGTGGAGAAGATAGAGAGAGATTGCGGCGTGAGGAGAGGTCGGAGAGAGAAATTTCGAGAAGTGGGGCGCTCTGCAAGGCTTTAACGAAGAAGACTCCAATTAcccctccattttttctctttcttccctttcatttaatttaaaataaatacttaTAATAGAAAAACTTTCCTAATAGAAATATTTACGGACGTATAACAAAGTctataaagttagtcattttttaaatatttcaggtttgcccttcatctttttctcctctctgcgatttttttatcgtcttcatCTGTACTATTGTTTTTTAGCTGtgatttcttccatctttctatttttttgtttaaccaaatctatttctttctatcgtttttctctctttttagaTGCGTGTttgtctttcttcctctttttttttttcattcactgcatgcactttcttcttttcttttttacgtttagattaggtaatcaaatctgatggtgtataagaattttgaaaaaattggttagacatttaaattagggtaaccaaaactaaaagattgtgtataaaaaatattgaaaaaatcgtttataccaaattttgaaaaaaaaaaaaaaatcggtagccaaatctaaacgatcgtgtaacccaattaattaaacgatagaattgaaaaaacaaatctaaacgatcgtgtaccaaatcgcgttaccaaatatattacgcgcattgttgactggacattttttggtattttacacggtggacctctaatctttttcaatttttgaaaattgttctatacagcgtaaatactttgccgcttttttttttatatttttgaaaaagcgcctaattttattatttatatttaatgacatttaaaaattaTCATAGATTTATGACACTTAAAAATTGTCATAAGTTCTTTAAACCCGAAAAATTTCACCTGTTTCCGTAAAAAATGCACTTTTTTAgcatttatgacattttttttcaacCCTCCAACCTCAATTTTGCTATACCAAACTGTCATTGAAAGTCATATTTCTGGTACGTGTAATTGCTTTACGGAGGATTTGTCTTTTTTGTATTTGTGCGTTCAATTATTGTAAATTTAACATATTGGTTATTTCGAACGTGAAGATTATACGTTGGTACCTAAGCATTGTGTTGGAATTTAACGCTATTTAATACATCCTCATTATCTGGAATAAGTTGGGACATGCTCTTGATTAGTGTAGTTCATATAGTAAAAATACAATGTAGTTCCGAGAACGACTTGTCATGAGCATggtttaattatattaattatgaCGTTGCCCCTTATTATAGGATAATTTGTAGATTCAAAGTACAATATATTTTAATGACTTCAACATGAGACAGGATATCACAGATT
This genomic window contains:
- the LOC103496540 gene encoding uncharacterized protein LOC103496540 isoform X1, which codes for MMMVEDLGVEAKESVVRKVAKLMCLLKLLQSINSIKADYITHQQFIIIKGIISFVSLSRRGKNCSQEKRKERCSAGKNEPMERCENSILNEEWKAMKNRESFKLHDSSLRLTLLYVSMMFMLETCSCWLGAELWPRTHKRMYSLREEMCLLFNFCDFSYINAILGAKYMDWVDFFFIFFLRFFS
- the LOC103496540 gene encoding uncharacterized protein LOC103496540 isoform X2, yielding MMMVEDLGVEAKESVVRKVAKLMCLLKLLQSINSIKADYITHQQFIIIKGIISFVSLSRRGKNCSQEKRKERCSAGKNEPMERCENSILNEEWKAMKNRESFKLHDSSLRLTLVRDRFISIKVSS